Below is a genomic region from Candidatus Zixiibacteriota bacterium.
TCCAAGAAACCTGGCCGATGGCGATTGTGGCTTGGGAAGATGATCCTCAGACTCCAGCGGTTGACGGTTACATATCCGGCAATCCAATGACATTCAAAATCGCAAGGTCGCTTGACTGCGAGCACTGCATGGCGATGAACGTAGTCTACCTTCTCGGAGACGGTAACTTCGGAACCGGACCTTTCGCAGAAATAGCCTCAATGGATGGACAGTGTATTGTATGGATCGAACTCGAGCTTGATCGAGGTTGGAACTTCAAATCCGTCAATGTGGATCCTGATCCTTCTGACATGCTCACGATTTTCGCGTCGGTCATAGACGATGTGAGCATCATCAAAGGCAGAACGGGCTTCTGTATTCCTGGCGGTGTCTGCACGCTCAGCGACTGGGATCCATTTCAAGCCTACAAGATCCACATGCAGGCAGATCACTTGCTCGAGATCTGCGGTGCGCCGATCGATGTCGAGACTCCAATCCCGCTTCCCTCGGGATGGAGCTGGATCACCTATCTCCCGAATTGCCCGATAGATGCTGTAGGCGCTACGGCATCGATTGTCGACTGTCTCGACATTCTGAAAGCCATGTACGGATTCTACATTCCACCAAACAACTTCATGGGAGATATGTATACGACCGAGGGTTACGCAGCGCATTTGCACTGTGCGGACGTCTTAACATATCCTACGTGCCCAGTCATGGCTGCGAAGCAATCGCGAAGTGATGCTGCCGCTCTGGCGAATGAAACAGCACACTTCGGTGCGGTCCGCCCCACTGAGGATTACCATGCGGTTGTCATTCACGTGAACGGTAATGTTCAATTTGGTGACGAAGTCGGTGTTTATTCCAGCTCCGGATTACTCATCGGAGTGGGCGCGTACCAGGGTGGACCGATCGCTGTTAGAGCGTGGGCAGATGATGCTCGGACAAATGAAATCGATGGATGGATCAACGGTGATGAGATGTATGTGCGGTTCTACAAAACGGCAACAAGTAGTGAGTCCTCCCCAGCACTCAGCCTGATCAAGGGCAGTTTTGCCTTGGGCGAGTCGCCATTTACCACTCTACAAATGGACGTCGGCGGTTCACGCCCGCCCAAGTCGGAGTTCAGTTTGTCCGTAAACTATCCGAATCCTTTCAATCCAGAGACAACAATTAGCTTCACGTTGTCGCAGGCTCAGCACATTGAACTGCTGATCCATAATCTGCTAGGGCAGAAAATCAGGACTGTTGCGGAAGGGTACTTCAAGGCTGGAGAGCATCAAGTCACATGGGATGGAAAGGACTCCGATGGCCGGGCGGTTCCTTCTGGTGTCTACTTCTACACTATCGAGGTTGATGGACACGAAGAGACTAGGAAGATGACTCTAATCAAGTAGTCAAGGCATCTGTTGTCACTAGTGAAGAAGGAGATGAAGACATGAAACAGCTTCAAGCAGTGGTTGTTACTGCTGCGATAGTAATCTGGGCTCTTGGGGCAGTCCCAGCGATCTATTCGCAGCCGTGTGATGATATTCACTTTCTGTTCACCACAACGGAGGACTACTACGCTATCCAGGTGGATTCTGTGGGTGCGGATTGCATGTTGGAGGTGTGCGACGAGATCGGAGTGTTCGATGGCGATCTCTGTGTTGGTGCAGCAGTATACATGGGTCAGTGGCCGATAGCTATACAAGCCTGGGAAGATGATCCGATTACTGAGGATGTCATTGACGGCTATATCGAAGGCAATGAAATGAGCTTCCGAATATGGAAGCATCAGAGCGATACAGAGCATTCTGACTATCAGGAGCACTATATCTTAGGAAATGGGACATTC
It encodes:
- a CDS encoding T9SS type A sorting domain-containing protein produces the protein CVYRDDMQQTCVTSTNWTDNNPGTSERCYRVTAWNEACGESGFSNQACCTAGPSPDCPIPVCFSFTDNTEDYYAIQIDMATLEGMSLQKCDEIGVFDGPLCVGASVFQETWPMAIVAWEDDPQTPAVDGYISGNPMTFKIARSLDCEHCMAMNVVYLLGDGNFGTGPFAEIASMDGQCIVWIELELDRGWNFKSVNVDPDPSDMLTIFASVIDDVSIIKGRTGFCIPGGVCTLSDWDPFQAYKIHMQADHLLEICGAPIDVETPIPLPSGWSWITYLPNCPIDAVGATASIVDCLDILKAMYGFYIPPNNFMGDMYTTEGYAAHLHCADVLTYPTCPVMAAKQSRSDAAALANETAHFGAVRPTEDYHAVVIHVNGNVQFGDEVGVYSSSGLLIGVGAYQGGPIAVRAWADDARTNEIDGWINGDEMYVRFYKTATSSESSPALSLIKGSFALGESPFTTLQMDVGGSRPPKSEFSLSVNYPNPFNPETTISFTLSQAQHIELLIHNLLGQKIRTVAEGYFKAGEHQVTWDGKDSDGRAVPSGVYFYTIEVDGHEETRKMTLIK